One segment of Triticum aestivum cultivar Chinese Spring chromosome 2A, IWGSC CS RefSeq v2.1, whole genome shotgun sequence DNA contains the following:
- the LOC123184704 gene encoding protein ATAF2, whose protein sequence is MAMAQGQGQGAATSLPPGFRFHPTDEELILHYLRNRAAAAPCPVSIIADVDIYKFDPWDLPSQAVYGDCEWYFFSPRDRKYPNGIRPNRAAGSGYWKATGTDKPIHDPATGQGVGVKKALVFYKGRPPKGTKTAWIMHEYRLAADPLTTAVNTYKPIKFRNVSMRLDDWVLCRIYKKTGLASPMVPPLSDYDHMADHDDLSGGGGTFDDAACSFYAHSSSSSSASRTMITQQPPHAGGLPTIPSFSELFDDYSLAQILDAEAEHGATHHLAVHPSLNMLLPVGDNAHGVQPSYYAPSSSSPDASGGSAGKRKAASPEESSAKRLNGSCFDAPPQSANSWQGAASVLGGLGHQMLPQF, encoded by the exons ATGGCGATggcgcaggggcaggggcaggggGCGGCGACGTCGCTGCCGCCGGGGTTCCGGTTCCACCCGACGGACGAGGAGCTCATCCTGCACTACCTTcgcaaccgcgccgccgccgcgccgtgccCGGTCTCCATCATCGCCGACGTAGACATCTACAAGTTCGATCCGTGGGACCTCCCTT CCCAGGCGGTGTACGGCGACTGCGAGTGGTACTTCTTCAGCCCGCGGGATCGCAAGTACCCCAACGGCATCCGCCCCAACCGCGCCGCCGGCTCCGGCTACTGGAAGGCCACCGGCACCGACAAGCCCATCCACGACCCCGCCACCGGCCAGGGCGTCGGCGTCAAGAAGGCGCTCGTCTTCTACAAGGGCCGCCCGCCCAAGGGCACCAAGACTGCCTGGATCATGCACGAGTACCGGCTCGCCGCCGACCCCCTCACCACCGCCGTCAACACCTACAAGCCCATCAAGTTCCGCAACGTCTCCATGAGG TTGGATGACTGGGTGCTATGCCGGATCTACAAGAAGACCGGCCTGGCGTCGCCGATGGTGCCGCCGCTGTCCGACTACGACCACATGGCCGACCACGACGacctctccggcggcggcggcaccttCGACGACGCCGCCTGCAGCTTCTACGcgcactccagcagcagcagcagcgccagcAGAACCATGATCACGCAGCAGCCGCCGCACGCCGGGGGACTCCCCACGATCCCGTCCTTCTCCGAGCTCTTCGACGACTACTCGCTCGCGCAGATCCTCGACGCCGAGGCCGAGCACGGCGCCACCCACCACCTCGCCGTCCACCCTTCCCTGAACATGCTCCTCCCCGTCGGCGACAACGCGCACGGAGTACAGCCGTCGTACTACGcgccgtcgtcgtcatcgccgGACGCCAGCGGCGGGAGCGCGGGGAAACGCAAGGCCGCGAGCCCGGAAGAGTCATCGGCCAAGAGGCTTAACGGGTCGTGCTTCGACGCGCCGCCGCAGTCGGCGAACAGCTGGCAGGGGGCGGCGTCGGTGCTGGGCGGCCTCGGTCATCAGATGCTTCCTCAGTTCTAA